The DNA sequence ACATTAAGCGTCTGTCTAGAGGCGGTGTTATGGTTCAAGGAAAGGAACCCGCTGACACATGGTtgagatatgtttgttttatcactgttttgtcAAACTGTTTTTGATGATTTGAGGTTCgacacattataataaaacagtctttatcacatatactttaatttataacttttatttttctcgtCAATTTTTAGTGACAATGGTGGATGGAAAGAATGTCAGTTAAAAATAtagactttaattttaaaacaaaaataccaaaataattaaaggtttttttgttttgattttaatttccgTGCTCAACTCAAGATTTCCTAGCAGCGACGATAGATGTCGCTTTCGGTGCGTCTCCCCGAACTGCACCAGCAAAGGATGGACATCGATTACATCTGGTAGAATCTGCTGAACACGAATGCAGAGAAGGACAACATGTTTCTCCACTACAGCAACAAACGGCATTGCGAATTCCGCAACAACCGAAACCACCATTAGGATGCAAGCAACAAGTATTCCCGTCAGGGCAGATCCATCCATTTCCACAGTAAACAACAGCTACGGATAAAATAAATCGTTCATATTACAttatgtgttaacaatagaaTGTTTATCACTGATCGTTTCGACTCTCCCAGGTAATATCATaataacctttattttacttcacactatCAAGAGACTAAGTTAAGgaaaacataaattttagttttgtCGTTATTAAACACATGACAGAGGTAGACAAATGGGTAGTCCTCTACCATGTGTTTCTACACCAGTGGACCAATACCAAGCATTTTAATTACTgtgtaaacaagtgttttatatctaaaattaataagaaacctAAGGAAGAGCACAACTTCTATAACCGTTTAACcctcaattttaatattataaaatgtataataacatgtCTGTGATAAAGGTTTTTCAattcaactattttaaaaataaattgtaaacagtttaaaaatataacttggcTAATTAtctgaattaattatatattatgtgcACGTCCATCTGTTAATGTATGTGAtctgtttcttattttacttcttgtttctcCGGACGATGGCGCTGTAGATGACAAAAGAAACATGGAGAGATTGGTTCaacaaaattaactgtttattttatgaaagttttaccgTGTTAAACAGTTTAGTAGATTTTAGTTTTATCGTGTTATATAACTTACGTTCAGATTGATGATTTAGTAGGAAGTCGTTCATTCCACAGATTCCAACAATTCCTTTCCAGAATCAGATCACgtgattaaatacataataaagacaaAGCGATGTGTAATATCAAAATTCTTTGACAAACTTACCATAAGCGTCTCCCGCTAGGACGACAAGAGAGAACAGAACCAGGAATGCGGTCTTCATGTCTACAGTATACGAATCACAAGACACTGAagagattcaaaataaattaaaacaatttattaaaacaggAACAAAACTTACAACGTAATTCcagaaaacaaacgaacaattttgttttgaaaaattacaaagacGTAATTCTGTGTTGTTGTTAAACTGTGATTTGTTACAAATATCACGAATGATAATTTTAACACGTTAAAAAATTGTATCTTACTTCACttgttattcagaaaaaaaagttttattttaaagatgctAAGAAAGTTATTActtctaaagttataaaacagataattcaCACATAATGTATCAACATAAAGATATCCTACCTTCCGATGATTTTCAGTTAACTTCACTTGCAAGTTTTGTCTCTTGTTTCAGACAGAACTAGTAACACCGAGCAGTCCATATCTTTTATAGTAAAATGTTCACCAAAAAACACGAAATGAAATTTCTCAGAAACTGCTTCACCATATCTGACACCACCTTGATCtgaatataaaacttgtattgtGGAACACTTTACTAGTCGTCTTGTAACATTCCGAAGATTTCTTGGAAGAGTttattttctcattgttaataGGTTCAATATTATTATATCAGTTACAGGTAAATATTCCTCATGGTCAGGACCAGTGacacgctaaaaatcgggtttccataCTTGTCCTTGGCAAAGcaaagataaacaaatatacagaTCTGACCTTGACAACAAACTGAAGTACACATTATGGAAAGGAGCTCTTTGTCTCTCTCAGAGTCGAAGTGTCACGTAAAAAAACTGTCTTCACCCGATCTTTTAGACGTTGAAAACTAGACTAAAATATTTGtctattataatatgtttgtccTGAGAGTTGTTCATTTCATGAGACGACACTTtacgttacaaacaaacatacaagattAAGAAACCATTTATAAGCATAGGTtgatattaaatttcattattttatagcCGCACAGCAATAAGCTTTAAGGCTAATAGggctaaaattcaaggttcaaACCTTTCGGTGGATACGTTGGAATCCCATATGACTTGTATTTATAAACGTTGATTAAATTTCGAGTtaagttattctcaaacgactatgtaATTATAGTGGAGTTTCTGTTTGAGTTATTCTCAAACGAGTGTGtgtttatagtggtgtttctctatcagttattctcaaacgattGTGTTTTTACAGtagtgtttctgtatcagttattctcaaacgattgtttttttatagtgggtTTGTGTGTCCgttattctcaaacgacaacGTTTTTATCGTGGTGTTCTTgtatcagtgattatcaaacgACAGTGTTTTTaaagtggtgtttctgtatcagtgattctcaaacgactgtgtttttatagtggtgtttctgtatcagttattctcaaacgactgtgtttttatagtggtgtttttgtatcagtgattctcaaacgactacgtttttatagtggtgtttctgtatcagttattctcaaacgactgtgtttttatagtggtgtttctgtatcagttattctcaaacgactgtgtttttatagtggtgtttttgtatcagtgttctcaaacgactgtgtttttatagtggtgtttctgtatcagttatactcaaacgactattttttatagtggtgtttttgtatcagtgattctcaaacgactgtgtttttatagtggtgtttctttatcagttattctcaaacgactattttttatagtggtttttttgtatcagtgattctcaaacgactgtgttttttatagtggtgtttctgtatcagttattctcaaacgactgtgtttttatagtggtgtttctgtatcagtttttctcaaacgactgtgtttttatagtggtgtttctgtatcagttattctcaaacgactgtgtttttatagtggtgtttctgtatcagttattctcaaacgactacgtttttatagtggttttttttatcagtgattctcaaacgactgtgttttatagtggtgtttctgtatcagttattctcaaacgactgtgtttttatagtggtgtttctgtatcagttattctcaaacgactgtgttttttatagtggtgtttttgtatcagtgattctcaaacgactgtgtttttatagtggtgtttctgtatcagttattctcaaacgactgtgtttttatagtggtgtttctgtatcagttattctcaaacgactgtgttttttatagtggtgtttctgtatcagttattctcaaacgactgtgtttttatagtggtgtttctgtatcagttattctcaaacgactgtgtttttatagtggtgtttttgtatcagtgttctcaaacgactgtgttttttatagtggtgtttctgtatcagttattctcaaacgacttttttatagtggtgtttttgtatcagtgattctcaaacgactgtgtttttatagtggtgtttctgtatcagttattctcaaacgactatttttatagtggtttttttatcagtgattctcaaacgactgtgtttttatagtggtgtttctgtatcagttattctcaaacgactgtgtttttatagtggtgtttctgtatcagttattctcaaacgactgtgtttttatagtggtgtttttgtatcagtgattatcaaacgactacgtttttatagtggtgtttctgtatcagttattctcaaacgactgtgtttttatagtggtgtttctgtatcagttattctcaaacgactattttttatagtggtgttttgtatcagtgattctcaaacgactgtgtttttatagtggtgttttgtatcagtgattctcaaacgactatgtttttatagtggtgttttgtatcagttattctcaaacgactgtgtttttatagtggtgtttttgtatcagtgattctcaaacgactattttttatagtggtgtttctgtatcagttattctcaaacgactgtgtttttatagtggtgtttctgtatcagttattctcaaacgactgtgtttttatagtggtgttttgtatcagttattctcaaacgactgtgttttttatagtggtgtttctgtatcagttattctcaaacgactgtgtttttatagtggtgtttttgtatcagtgattctcaaacgactgtgttttttatagtggtgtttctgtatcagttattctcaaacgactattttttatagtggtttttttgtatcagtgattctcaaacgactgtgtttttatagtggtgtttctgtatcagtgattctcaaacgactatttttttatagtggtgtttctgtatcagtgattctcaaacgactattttttatagtggtgtttctgtatcagtgattctcaaacgactgtttttttatagtggtgtttttctatcagtgattctcaaacgactattttttatagtggtgtttctgtatcagttattctcaaacgactattttttatagtggtgtttctgtatcagttattctcaaacgactgtgtttttatagtggtgtttttgtatcagtgattctcaaacgactgtgtttttatagtggtgtttctgtatcagttattctcaaacgactgtgtttttatagtggtgtttttgtatcagtgattctcaaacgactgtgtttttatagtggtgtttttgtatcagtgattctcaaacgactgtgtttttatagtggtgtttctgtatcagttattctcaaacgactgtgtttttatagtggtgtttctgtatcagttattctcaaacgactgtgtttttatagtggtgtttctgtatcagtgattctcaaacgactgtgttttttatagtggtgtttctgtatcagttattctcaaacgactgtgttttttatagtggtgtttttgtatcagtgattctcaaacgactgtgtttttatagtggtgtttctgtatcagttattctcaaacgactgtgtttttatagtggtgtttctgtatcagttattctcaaacgactgtgtttttatagtggtgtttctgtatcagttattctcaaacgactgtatttttatagtggtgtttttgtatcagtgattctcaaacgactgtgtttttatagtggtgtttctgtatcagttattctcaaacgactatgtttttatagtggtgtttttgtatcagtgattctcaaacgactgtgtttttatagtggtgtttctgtatcagttattctcaaacgactgtgttttttatagtggtgtttctgtatcagttattctcaaacgactgtgtttttatagttatgtttttgtatcagtgattctcaaacgactgtgtttttatagtggtgtttctgtatcagttattctcaaacgactgtgtttttatagtggtgtttctgtatcagttattctcaaacgactatttttttatagtggtgtttttgtatcagtgattctcaaacgactattttttatagtggtgtttttgtgtcagtgattctcaaacgactgtgtttttatagtggtgtttttgtatcagattctgtgttttttatagtggtgtttttgtatcagtgattctcaaacgactatgtttttatagtggtgttttttgtatcagtgattctactgtgtttttatagtggtgtttttgtatcagtgattctcaaacgactgtttttttatagtggtgtttctgtatcagttattctcaaacgactgtgtttttatagtggtgtttctgtatcagttattctcaaacgactgtgtttttatagtggtgttttgtatcagtgattctcaaacgactgtgttttttatagtggtgtttctgtatcagttattctcaaacgactgtgtttttttatagtggtgtttctgtatcagttattctcaaacgactgtgtttttatagtggtgtttctgtatcagttattctcaaacgactattttttatagtggtgtttttgtatcagtgattctcaaacgactgtgttttttatagtggtgtttctgtatcagttattctcaaacgactattttttatagtggtttttttgtatcagtgattctcaaacgactgtgtttttatagtggtgtttttgtatcagtgattctcaaacgactgtgtttttatagtggtgtttctgtatcagttattctcaaacgactgtgttttttatagtggtgtttctgtatcagttattctcaaacgactgtgtttttatagtagtggtgtttttgtatcagtgattctcaaacgactgtgtttttatagtggtgtttctgtatcagtgattctcaaacgactattttttatagtggtgtttctgtatcagttattctcaaacgactgtgtttttatagtggtgtttctgtatcagttattctcaaacgactgtgttttttatagtgatgtttttgtatcagttattctcaaacgactgtgtttttatagtggtgtttctgtatcagtgattctcaaacgactattttttatagtggtgtttttgtatcagtgattctcaaacgactatgtttttatagtggtgtttttgtatcagtgattctcaaacgactgtgtttttatagtggtgtttttgtatcagtgattctcaaacgactacgtttttatagtggtgtttctgtatcagttattctcaaacgactgtgtttttatagtggtgtttctgtatcagttattctcaaacgactgtgtttttatagtggtgtttttgtatcagtgattctcaaa is a window from the Tachypleus tridentatus isolate NWPU-2018 unplaced genomic scaffold, ASM421037v1 Hic_cluster_1, whole genome shotgun sequence genome containing:
- the LOC143241835 gene encoding granulin-like, with protein sequence MKTAFLVLFSLVVLAGDAYAVVYCGNGWICPDGNTCCLHPNGGFGCCGIRNAVCCCSGETCCPSLHSCSADSTRCNRCPSFAGAVRGDAPKATSIVAARKS